tcatcgagatgttgctttcttcttattggtgaagagtgcatcttctccgtcttgtatggttacttcattcatctgcttggctaatgcttattgattagccaataaattctccagctttattaatgatggttgagtaggccatcctctcacagcggctataaatccattatactcggatcttaagccgtggatgataattctcttcatccttgcatcactcactttctctccaggagcaagttgagatatctcacgataaatagatttcaccttggtgaaatattgagaaatagatagacttccttgtgtgATACCCacaagctcattttccaagagctggaggcgtgcttcattcttctttgaaaataatttttcaaaagtttcacaagctgcctttggtgttttctcgtcacagatgtgctccaatagatcctcctcgattgtagtcttcaatataaataaagccttcccggccttgatgttccattttctcaaggcttcggcattttctttcggtggaggcgttgtgtcactgccaacaACTATTTTCCATAAatcatgtccttgtaggtaggattctatacaagttcgccaataaccatagttgtggttagtaagactcttgattccactgctcgtacttgcaagatctgccatcatgacgtccaacgcccaataagcttggtccctgaccgatgagctttcacagttcctaactgtgctccgacagaatctcccttagagccttggtgaaaacaagtcgatgtaaacgtccaacgtttaccgatttcctccactagaaatgatcccgaacgacccgctctgataccaattgttgaaagcttcgacgagcccaacacacccactatagaggacctaggttttactcactcactacaccaacactttgacgttggttagcctttaattttataaatctttaatgcacaataatacttaggcgacagtgtcgaccatatatcattcaggcggtataaccgaccatatatcacttaggcggcagagccgaacatatattaaaaataacacaagtgcactaagaacttaaacacgaactaaggcttaaccgggaaacttaacaaagaacacttttattaatacaaaatataatTGCAATATTATTTACTTATAAGTTTTCTcttctctaactcacactcttcttacttcctcacaactctcacaccttcatacaaatgaaatcctcacccCTATTTGTACTACTACATAGAAGTTTCTAGATGCTAGATATtttcatggatatataaatatctagatatttttacaacctacaaatatctagatttttcttttacatttcaatttctagatttttctttcaTATTTTAAtgtctagatattttcttatacatattaatatctagatattttacatatatacatctactaattccatattattttataataccaaatttgcattgtattttaacaagtTCTACTGCATTGCAGCTGCTACATTATGGTGGATTCGGAGATTGCGAAACGATACTGTTCACGACACAGCGAAATCAAGTAAAGAGATTTATTCGATTGCATTAGATTAGTTGTTTTTTTAGGTTAAAATCAAAAAGCAAAATTGCTCCAGATTGAAATACGTGGCTATTTAATTCGATGTAATTTttattgttttttatttttattttttgggtTCTAACTTCTAACACCTTTGCTAATTCCTCCATTTTATTGTTTTcgtgtttaattaataaaattttagccTTCAGTACcgtaaaaaaaatgtactccgtaacTCGTAGAAAaaaacatgtcaaaagttttatgcGGAGTACTTTTCTTTTTTCATTTCCTCCCATCTTTTTGAAACCAAATCCCTAACCTTATGCACCGCTTAAACAACGATGGGGATTTCGACTTAAACGTACAAACACTCATCCATCAAACACTCTAATCCTTCAGCAATCACCTGAAAATGGCGCCGGCGGCTGTAATCAATGATAGTCAAGCCAATCAGAAAACCGTATTTATCGATACAAGCCTCGAGACTCATTTAGCAACAATTGTCTCCGATTCCGACACAGTATCCGATCTCAGACGTATTACTCTAACTCCTAAATTACTAAGTGTACTAGCTTATATCGGTTATGATTTTATAGTTTGTTTAATTTtagattattaataattaatatatatcattGTGTAATTAGTAGTTACTAATTTAGTACATACTGAAATTTACTGTTTCATACATTCCATTATTCTGTTATTATTtagtataatttaaatatatattgtgTTTATCTACTTATGATGAAATTATTTATGCTTTATATACCTTTTGATCAATGTTTACATCTGTGGCATGAAATGAACTGTAACTTCTATTTGCAGGTAGTTTACATTTATAAAGCTTTACTTTGATATTAAAACATTAATTTTCAAATTGATTTTTATTCAGGAAGTTACATGTTTTTAAAGGTTTTATTCTATATGTTTTTATTTAGGGTATTCAAACTATGTAATAAGCAGTTTAGACTTTTTGGCATGTGTTTGAGTAGCCATTCATGGGTACATTATACTATAAAAGTGATTTTGGTTTTATTATCAGAGAAAATAATGTTGGAGCATCATCACCTTTATCCTGATATTGGAGATATTCGAATCGAATGCTTGAAGGTATTTTTTTATTCTCTGTTTAATAATAgtatttttattttccttttcacGTTACACTATATTTTCTTAAATGTGAAAGCTAAAACGAGGAGGAGTTTTCTATCGCTTATCAGACTCTACATTGATTAAGAGTGCTTTTCCGTCTTCTAAGAGAAGTTGTTATGTGTCGGTAGATGTTTCCCGCTTAGAGAACGATGGTTGTACTCTGCAGCAGATGAAAAGATACACGAGTGGGGATCAATTAGCATCGCCATGTGTAAGTATGTAGAACACTTTTATTCTCATTTACATTATATTATTGCATCTCTTTTGATATTACCAGACAAGAAAATGTGTTGGACATGTATTTCACTTGTGAATTAAGATAATATGTTTTTGGTGTTAGAATTATAACTTTGAGCAAGTACATGCACATCAATATTTCAACTACCTCAAAATCATGAATTGATATTTACATCAATAAGACATGGTACATATTAATTATATTGTATCTCTTTCTATAGTACCCTACAAAATTAAGTATGCGAATAATAAGTagcgtttttatttaatttaagtaATATCCCCTTGGTGTTAGGAACAAGGGTGCAAGTATTTCAGGGGAGCTGAGTTTTTTTTCCTACTCAGTCAACACTGTTTAACTCGGTCAACGAACAAGTTCTCGGTCACTTATCCGAGTTTTCAGTCAACTTTTCTGAGTTCTCGGTCAACGATTCTGTATGTATGatataagtatgtatgtatgtatgatgaGTCTTCTACATCTGATAGGTTCCAAAAATAAAGCAGCTGAAAAGGAAGAGTCTTCTACATCTTCCATTAAAAAGGTTCATAACACAAATGTGAATGCTAATGATTCATCACAACAAGATTTTGTATCAGTTTCAGTGTTTGATGAGAAACTAAATGAACAAAGAACTAATGAAAATGTTATTAGTCTATTTATTGAGAAAAGGAATGAAGTTTTCGGAACAAGTGGAGTAGACACCACAACGTCaaaaaagagaaaaagaagaagacacAAGTCAAAGAAAATTATCTTATCCTCGAGTGACAACATTATAAAAAGCTGTGAGAACACATCGAGTAACTGTAATAAGAATACGAAAGTTAAGGAGATAATTCAAGTTGCAAAATTGGGGAAGAAGCTTATTATATTCGATCTTAATGGGTTGCTTGCAGATATTGTTTCTCCTAGACCAAATGGTATTGAaccagataaaggttttaaaaatgtaGCAAGTATGGCTTTGTTGGTTTTGtaaagttaattttttttatttttgttaataTATAATTGTGAATGGTAGTTTAAAAAGTTTAGTTTTGGATGCAGTATTCAAGAGACCTTTCTTGGATGATTTCATGTGCTTCTGTTTCGAGAGATTCAATGTTGGCATTTGGTCTTCAAGATCTACGTACTCCTCCTATATTTTATCCCTTTGTtgttttgttttaattttttttattaattattttttttccatAGTGTGCATTGTTGTACATGTTAACGCTTGAATCTAATTTTTGCAGGAAAATGTTGAAACCAATTCTTGATTTTTTGCTAGGAGATTTGAAGAACAAATTGCTTTTTTGTTGGGTGAGTAATTTTTTTCCATTGACTTGGTTGTTTCTCAAGGTTGTAATAGTCGCAAATCTGGGACGAGTCAGTTGGGACCTTAGAAGGACAATTCAGTCGGGACTTTGGAGGGACTAGTCGGgcattgaccaacgttgacttttagtaataaatattttagatatatgtatatgtgtatatatacatatcaaacATAAAATATTTAaacatagatatagatagatataaggAATAAAATCTAAtcttaaaaaaatttaaattttttgacCTGACTTTGACGGACTCAGACCCGACTCAACCCGACTCAGCCCAACTTTGACCTGGCTTTTAAGGTGTTTTTGGGTGAGCCGGGACGAGCTAGTCCCCAAACCGACACgttggccgacttttacaacagtgTTGCTTTTACCGTAATTTGTGTGACACCTGATTCATACATGATTGGGAATATTTAGGATGGTTCCAAATGCACAAAAACAGGGATTAGGACACTGGAAGACAAGCATAAGTATTTAGTCTTGAAGGATATAAAGAAAATTTGGGAGACAAATGGTCCTCGTAATTCATGGGTGAAAGGAACTTTTAATGAATCGAATACGTTGTTACTTGATGATTCTCCTTACAAGGCATTGATCAATCCTGTAAGATCAACAATATTTTACTCATTTGAACTCATTTATTAGCTTCTTAGTAAATATTTCATTCTTAAACCTCTTACCGATACTGATTATTTCAGAATAAAACAATACTAATATTTTGTTGGTGTATATTCTCAATTTTGCAGAAGCATACGGGAATCTTTCCTGTTTCGTACAGCTACAAAAATAAGGATGATAACTCATTAGGTGAgctacacgtatatacattttacACGTTACAACCACAGTATGATAGTTTTAATTTATTTTGTACTTGCTCATTGCTTTTGGATGTAAGTTGACAGGCCAATTTCAATTGTCTATAATGAAGACGAGTCGAGTTGTACTTTTCTTGATACTTAGTACTCCTTAACATATAAGGGTATTTTGATATAtccaccattttttttttttactgtatATTAACAGGTTGTACAATACAACATGTTAATGCATATTCATGGTGGATATATAAAAAAAGATGATGAATATATCATCGCCTAAAATATAAGTACAAAAAAATGTTGGAATTATTACCATATATACTAATCGACAAAAGTTATGACTAGTACTATTCGCACGCTTTAAACACTTGTCCACCGCGCAACAACTGTTCTACACTGGTCACTATTCACGTGCACAACACTATTCAAGCACTATTCACAAAGTTATCACTAGTACTATTCGCACGCTTTAAACACTTGTACACCGCGCAACAATTGTTCTACACTGGTCACTATTCACGTGAACAACACTATTCAAGCACTATTCACTATATATTAATAGACCCatatatactaatagacaaaagttatgaatagtactattcgcaCGCTTTAAACACTTGTACACCGCGCAATGGTTGTACACCGGTCACTATTCACGTGAATAACACTATTCAAGCACTATTCACtatatactaatagacaaaagttatgaatagtactattcgcaCGCTTTAAACACTTGTACACCGCGCAATGGTTGTACACCGGTCACTATTCACGTGAATAACACTATTCAAGCACTATTCACtatatactaatagacaaaagttatgaatagtactattcgcaCGCTTTAAACACTTGTACACCGCGCAACAATGGTTGTACACCGGTCACTATTCACGTGAACAACACTATTCAAGCACTATTCACGTGAACAATACTATTCACGGTACTGTagcaatataattttttttttcataacagtttttttccctttttttttcttttttggtttcctttatatttttcttcacccgcagcaaatatctactagacaaaaaatatgaatagtaccaACGATTTCTTTATAATTAACAGCATCAAATATCTACTAGGCCaaaaatatgaatagtaccgattgttttttttatatttttctctacccgttgtaacaaattttttttttttttttcctttttggtTTCTTTTATATTTTTCTCCACCCGCCTAGATGCacctatattgttaatttaaaataacatttaaatctttgacgggttataccttttagttcgactcgagttgcgcttcaacgacatcatcgttaaactaaacgcaataaaatacattgaaaaccgaactcccGGCACGAAGCGAGGGTAAACAACTAGTTAAGGTAAAATAGGTAAAAATCTGTCAACTTGTTCTCAAATGCCTGCGATCTCCTAAACTGTTCAACTTTCCAGGTAAAAAATCGTATTATGTACAAAACTGAAAAGGTGAACAAAATTGTGTTGGTTCGCCCTATTTTGACTCGTTGCTCAACTTTCTTGACCCGCCCGTTTAGTCACCTCTAAGTAGAGGTACTTTTAAAGAATTTCCTATTACTACTCTAATAGCTTGTGTTATGCTTCTTTCTGCAGGTCCCAAAGGTGAACTCAGAAGTTATCTTGAAGGGTTGGCATCAACCGATAACGTGAAGACGTACGTGAAGCAACACCCATTTGGTCAAAGTCCCATAGACTTAAATAACCG
This genomic stretch from Rutidosis leptorrhynchoides isolate AG116_Rl617_1_P2 chromosome 11, CSIRO_AGI_Rlap_v1, whole genome shotgun sequence harbors:
- the LOC139877224 gene encoding uncharacterized protein isoform X1 — translated: MAPAAVINDSQANQKTVFIDTSLETHLATIVSDSDTVSDLRQKIMLEHHHLYPDIGDIRIECLKLKRGGVFYRLSDSTLIKSAFPSSKRSCYVSVDVSRLENDGCTLQQMKRYTSGDQLASPCVSSKNKAAEKEESSTSSIKKVHNTNVNANDSSQQDFVSVSVFDEKLNEQRTNENVISLFIEKRNEVFGTSGVDTTTSKKRKRRRHKSKKIILSSSDNIIKSCENTSSNCNKNTKVKEIIQVAKLGKKLIIFDLNGLLADIVSPRPNGIEPDKGFKNVAIFKRPFLDDFMCFCFERFNVGIWSSRSTKMLKPILDFLLGDLKNKLLFCWDGSKCTKTGIRTLEDKHKYLVLKDIKKIWETNGPRNSWVKGTFNESNTLLLDDSPYKALINPKHTGIFPVSYSYKNKDDNSLGPKGELRSYLEGLASTDNVKTYVKQHPFGQSPIDLNNRNWSFYSRVLKGRYR
- the LOC139877224 gene encoding uncharacterized protein isoform X4; the protein is MLEDSTLIKSAFPSSKRSCYVSVDVSRLENDGCTLQQMKRYTSGDQLASPCVSSKNKAAEKEESSTSSIKKVHNTNVNANDSSQQDFVSVSVFDEKLNEQRTNENVISLFIEKRNEVFGTSGVDTTTSKKRKRRRHKSKKIILSSSDNIIKSCENTSSNCNKNTKVKEIIQVAKLGKKLIIFDLNGLLADIVSPRPNGIEPDKGFKNVAIFKRPFLDDFMCFCFERFNVGIWSSRSTKMLKPILDFLLGDLKNKLLFCWDGSKCTKTGIRTLEDKHKYLVLKDIKKIWETNGPRNSWVKGTFNESNTLLLDDSPYKALINPKHTGIFPVSYSYKNKDDNSLGPKGELRSYLEGLASTDNVKTYVKQHPFGQSPIDLNNRNWSFYSRVLKGRYR
- the LOC139877224 gene encoding uncharacterized protein isoform X3, yielding MAPAAVINDSQANQKTVFIDTSLETHLATIVSDSDTVSDLRQKIMLEHHHLYPDIGDIRIECLKLKRGGVFYRLSDSTLIKSAFPSSKRSCYVSVDVSRLENDGCTLQQMKRYTSGDQLASPCVRTRVQVFQVEKRNEVFGTSGVDTTTSKKRKRRRHKSKKIILSSSDNIIKSCENTSSNCNKNTKVKEIIQVAKLGKKLIIFDLNGLLADIVSPRPNGIEPDKGFKNVAIFKRPFLDDFMCFCFERFNVGIWSSRSTKMLKPILDFLLGDLKNKLLFCWDGSKCTKTGIRTLEDKHKYLVLKDIKKIWETNGPRNSWVKGTFNESNTLLLDDSPYKALINPKHTGIFPVSYSYKNKDDNSLGPKGELRSYLEGLASTDNVKTYVKQHPFGQSPIDLNNRNWSFYSRVLKGRYR
- the LOC139877224 gene encoding uncharacterized protein isoform X2, producing MAPAAVINDSQANQKTVFIDTSLETHLATIVSDSDTVSDLRQKIMLEHHHLYPDIGDIRIECLKLKRGGVFYRLSDSTLIKSAFPSSKRSCYVSVDVSRLENDGCTLQQMKRYTSGDQLASPCVSSKNKAAEKEESSTSSIKKVHNTNVNANDSSQQDFVSVSVFDEKLNEQRTNENVISLFIEKRNEVFGTSGVDTTTSKKRKRRRHKSKKIILSSSDNIIKSCENTSSNCNKNTKVKEIIQVAKLGKKLIIFDLNGLLADIVSPRPNVFKRPFLDDFMCFCFERFNVGIWSSRSTKMLKPILDFLLGDLKNKLLFCWDGSKCTKTGIRTLEDKHKYLVLKDIKKIWETNGPRNSWVKGTFNESNTLLLDDSPYKALINPKHTGIFPVSYSYKNKDDNSLGPKGELRSYLEGLASTDNVKTYVKQHPFGQSPIDLNNRNWSFYSRVLKGRYR
- the LOC139877224 gene encoding uncharacterized protein isoform X5; translation: MLEDVSRLENDGCTLQQMKRYTSGDQLASPCVSSKNKAAEKEESSTSSIKKVHNTNVNANDSSQQDFVSVSVFDEKLNEQRTNENVISLFIEKRNEVFGTSGVDTTTSKKRKRRRHKSKKIILSSSDNIIKSCENTSSNCNKNTKVKEIIQVAKLGKKLIIFDLNGLLADIVSPRPNGIEPDKGFKNVAIFKRPFLDDFMCFCFERFNVGIWSSRSTKMLKPILDFLLGDLKNKLLFCWDGSKCTKTGIRTLEDKHKYLVLKDIKKIWETNGPRNSWVKGTFNESNTLLLDDSPYKALINPKHTGIFPVSYSYKNKDDNSLGPKGELRSYLEGLASTDNVKTYVKQHPFGQSPIDLNNRNWSFYSRVLKGRYR